One genomic region from Sulfuriflexus mobilis encodes:
- a CDS encoding endonuclease/exonuclease/phosphatase family protein produces the protein MPTEHKLRLLSYNIQGGIGTAGYHHYVTQSWKHILPHRSKHRNLDRVAQIASDYDIVALQETDAGSIRSNFINQAEYIAEEAGFPFWHDQINRNMGKFAKHSNSLLSKMRPSEVVDHKLPGLIPGRGALMVRFGNKNASLVIFVVHLALSRRTRKSQLAFISEQVQEHKHVVMMGDMNCEVDSHEMKLLFRQTHLKEPECRPHTFPSWRPQRHIDHILVSDEVHVLDVQALNQGVSDHLPMVMEIGLPDTIKLV, from the coding sequence ATGCCAACAGAACATAAATTACGTCTGCTGAGTTACAACATCCAGGGAGGCATCGGTACAGCCGGTTACCATCACTATGTTACCCAGAGCTGGAAGCACATCCTGCCTCACCGGAGTAAACACAGAAACCTTGATCGGGTCGCTCAGATTGCCAGTGATTACGACATAGTGGCCTTGCAGGAAACCGATGCAGGCAGCATACGGAGTAATTTTATTAATCAGGCCGAGTATATTGCCGAGGAGGCAGGTTTCCCTTTCTGGCATGATCAGATCAACCGGAACATGGGAAAATTTGCCAAACACAGTAACAGCCTGCTGAGCAAGATGCGCCCCAGTGAAGTGGTAGACCACAAGTTACCGGGACTGATACCCGGGCGCGGTGCCTTGATGGTCCGGTTTGGAAACAAGAATGCTTCGCTGGTGATCTTTGTGGTGCACCTGGCACTGAGTCGTCGTACGCGCAAGAGCCAGCTGGCCTTTATCAGCGAGCAGGTTCAGGAACATAAACACGTAGTCATGATGGGTGACATGAATTGCGAAGTCGACAGCCATGAAATGAAGCTGTTATTCAGGCAGACACATTTAAAAGAACCTGAGTGCCGCCCACATACCTTCCCGAGCTGGCGACCACAGAGGCACATTGACCATATTCTGGTAAGTGATGAGGTGCATGTTCTGGATGTACAGGCACTGAACCAGGGTGTGTCGGATCATTTGCCGATGGTGATGGAAATTGGTCTACCAGATACGATTAAACTTGTTTGA
- a CDS encoding c-type cytochrome: MSEKFTKSMARNIFYGGTVFFFLFFVALTFDTTGVLPERDHRENITEQVVLGKKVWEVNNCIGCHTLLGEGAYFAPELGNVYQRFGNSKEAIIGFIKSRPVNGIKGRRSMPQFNLSDEELEAVAEFLKWTSEVNTANWPPNIQG; the protein is encoded by the coding sequence ATGAGTGAAAAATTCACAAAATCCATGGCCCGAAACATCTTTTATGGTGGGACGGTCTTTTTTTTCCTGTTCTTCGTGGCGTTAACCTTTGATACGACGGGCGTACTGCCGGAGCGTGATCACAGAGAAAACATCACAGAACAGGTGGTCTTGGGCAAGAAGGTCTGGGAAGTAAATAATTGTATTGGTTGCCACACCTTACTGGGTGAGGGTGCGTATTTTGCGCCGGAACTGGGTAATGTCTACCAACGCTTTGGTAACAGTAAAGAGGCCATTATTGGCTTTATCAAGAGTCGACCAGTTAATGGCATTAAAGGACGTCGCAGTATGCCTCAATTCAACCTGAGTGACGAAGAACTGGAAGCAGTGGCAGAATTCCTGAAATGGACCTCGGAAGTTAATACGGCTAATTGGCCACCAAATATCCAGGGTTAA
- a CDS encoding sensor domain-containing diguanylate cyclase, with protein sequence MADWKEKYFASLENLEEKEKGWHETDQLLRRCLSRITLSADGQDKKLDDLLERLRNSVRNEKNLSRIQNTVDAIIETAAEIADSKPKKITVPQVLLEILKKIEFPKKFANDVKRVRKKIEYANENRDPAELIDSLVSLLSEIIEEAEDSAGVEKEKKGLFSGLFGKGDKAPIEEKQPDVGVAKSEEVNSEVNSEVKQAKQADIKPGTSDVDEALVLVRDVLTDYLRQIQVLEPDAASMGKVRLRVQSISARGELKQLVADMAKIIKPANPEHGQEDSAGNSEEKHGFEINEILIQLLERMGLPVELNERVEALKLKWQDGVSEDQIVDALEDIAELVIEIRTRIEREKNEIQLFLQQVTDRLLELDKHIQEDTALSAGIFEENKSFGEAVDGQVKNIRSDVQDATDLAKLKLSIYEKLEIINGHVEGFRGKEEQRKEAMQARVEALTKKVSELEGESSQLREKIVEEKQQSMLDALTRIPNRLAWNERITLEYNRWRRYKSPLVIAVWDVDDFKKINDTYGHKAGDKVLMTISNVFKDQVRETDFLARFGGEEFVVLLTETSLNDSVAVMEKLRKAIEGCQFHHGEKAVKITVSGGFTEFKGDDTEESAFERADQFMYQAKRSGKNRCISDNDN encoded by the coding sequence ATGGCGGATTGGAAAGAAAAATATTTTGCCAGCCTTGAAAATCTCGAGGAAAAGGAAAAAGGATGGCATGAGACCGATCAGTTATTAAGACGCTGCCTGTCACGTATTACACTGTCCGCGGATGGCCAGGATAAAAAACTCGACGACTTGCTTGAGCGGTTACGTAATTCTGTACGCAATGAAAAAAACCTGTCACGCATCCAGAATACCGTCGATGCCATCATCGAAACTGCAGCGGAGATTGCAGATAGCAAGCCTAAAAAAATTACTGTGCCACAGGTGTTGCTGGAAATACTGAAAAAGATTGAATTCCCCAAGAAATTTGCCAATGATGTAAAGCGAGTTCGCAAGAAAATTGAATATGCGAACGAGAATCGTGATCCCGCTGAGCTGATAGACAGCCTGGTAAGTCTGCTATCCGAAATAATTGAAGAGGCTGAAGATTCCGCAGGCGTGGAAAAAGAGAAAAAAGGTCTGTTTAGTGGTCTGTTTGGTAAAGGTGATAAAGCCCCTATAGAAGAGAAACAGCCGGATGTCGGCGTTGCTAAAAGTGAAGAAGTTAACAGCGAAGTTAACAGCGAAGTCAAACAAGCTAAGCAGGCAGATATAAAGCCGGGCACAAGCGATGTTGATGAAGCCTTAGTGCTGGTAAGGGATGTATTGACGGACTACCTGCGACAGATACAGGTGCTTGAACCTGATGCAGCCAGCATGGGTAAGGTGCGATTACGCGTACAGAGTATTAGTGCCCGGGGTGAGTTAAAGCAACTTGTTGCTGATATGGCGAAGATAATAAAGCCGGCCAACCCGGAACACGGGCAAGAGGATAGTGCAGGAAATTCAGAAGAAAAACATGGCTTCGAGATAAATGAGATCCTGATCCAGTTACTGGAAAGAATGGGCCTTCCAGTAGAACTGAATGAGCGCGTTGAAGCACTAAAGTTAAAATGGCAGGATGGTGTCAGCGAAGATCAAATTGTTGATGCGCTTGAAGATATTGCCGAACTGGTAATAGAAATACGTACCCGGATAGAGCGGGAAAAGAACGAGATTCAGTTATTTCTACAACAGGTTACCGATCGACTTCTTGAGTTAGACAAACATATTCAGGAAGATACTGCGCTGAGTGCAGGTATCTTTGAAGAAAACAAGAGCTTTGGTGAAGCCGTCGATGGTCAGGTAAAGAATATTCGTAGTGATGTACAGGATGCCACCGACCTTGCAAAACTGAAACTCAGTATTTATGAAAAACTCGAAATTATAAACGGACATGTTGAGGGTTTCAGAGGCAAGGAAGAGCAGCGTAAAGAGGCGATGCAGGCGCGTGTGGAGGCATTGACGAAGAAGGTCAGTGAACTTGAAGGTGAATCCAGCCAGCTACGAGAAAAGATCGTTGAAGAAAAGCAACAATCCATGCTCGATGCACTGACCCGGATACCCAACCGGCTGGCATGGAACGAAAGAATAACCTTGGAATACAATCGCTGGCGTCGCTACAAGTCACCCCTGGTGATTGCGGTGTGGGATGTAGATGACTTCAAGAAGATCAATGATACCTACGGCCACAAGGCTGGTGATAAGGTGCTAATGACCATTTCCAACGTATTCAAGGATCAGGTTCGTGAAACAGACTTCCTGGCCCGTTTTGGTGGCGAGGAATTCGTCGTGTTGCTGACGGAAACAAGCCTGAATGACTCCGTTGCGGTGATGGAAAAGTTACGCAAGGCCATTGAAGGCTGTCAGTTCCATCATGGTGAAAAGGCGGTAAAGATCACGGTGTCAGGCGGCTTCACCGAGTTCAAGGGTGATGATACGGAGGAATCGGCCTTTGAACGCGCCGATCAATTTATGTACCAGGCCAAGCGTAGCGGCAAAAATCGCTGCATCAGTGATAATGATAATTAA
- a CDS encoding DUF368 domain-containing protein codes for MDSAWLVVKGFCMGMADLVPGVSGGTMAFILGIYERLLAAIRSFDKAWLLAVLRLDMLTALRRPHFHFILPLLAGIAAALIFFTQVVPLPVLLRESPELVYGLFFGLILGSIIVLMGELKGFGPGDAITLLIGTVVGLLVVNMVPVETPDAGWFIFLAGAIAICAMILPGISGSFLLLLMHKYSTIITAIGELNVSILLPFALGCIAGLASFSRLLGWLLGHFYQRTLLVIKGILLASLWVIWPFQLRGYEIVADKERLVSSLPQWPGRLDETVIASLGLMLLGLFVVLGIHALSRRKS; via the coding sequence ATGGATTCTGCCTGGCTGGTGGTGAAGGGCTTTTGCATGGGTATGGCCGATCTGGTGCCCGGGGTCAGTGGCGGTACCATGGCCTTTATCCTTGGCATCTATGAACGTCTGCTGGCCGCTATCCGTTCATTCGATAAGGCCTGGCTACTGGCGGTACTCCGCCTCGATATGCTGACGGCCCTCAGGCGCCCGCACTTTCACTTTATCCTGCCCTTGCTGGCGGGGATAGCGGCCGCGCTGATCTTTTTTACCCAGGTGGTGCCCTTGCCGGTATTGCTGCGCGAATCACCCGAACTGGTGTATGGTCTGTTCTTTGGACTTATCCTCGGTTCCATAATTGTCCTAATGGGCGAACTCAAGGGCTTTGGTCCGGGCGATGCGATCACCTTATTGATCGGCACGGTAGTGGGACTGTTGGTGGTTAACATGGTGCCTGTCGAGACGCCGGATGCCGGCTGGTTTATTTTTCTTGCCGGCGCGATTGCGATCTGCGCCATGATTCTGCCGGGTATATCCGGCTCCTTCCTGTTGTTGCTCATGCACAAGTACAGCACCATCATCACGGCCATAGGCGAACTGAATGTCTCCATCCTGCTGCCGTTTGCACTCGGTTGTATTGCCGGCCTGGCCAGTTTCTCGCGCCTGTTGGGCTGGTTGCTGGGGCATTTTTACCAGCGGACCTTATTGGTCATAAAGGGGATTCTGCTTGCCTCGCTCTGGGTGATCTGGCCATTTCAGCTACGCGGTTATGAAATTGTTGCGGACAAGGAACGCCTGGTCAGCAGCCTGCCGCAGTGGCCAGGTCGCCTCGATGAGACGGTCATCGCTTCGTTGGGACTGATGCTTCTAGGTCTTTTCGTCGTATTAGGCATCCATGCCCTGAGCCGGCGTAAGTCTTGA
- a CDS encoding Crp/Fnr family transcriptional regulator: protein MQYDKTILDEFQHIPLFEALDDSQLEEILATTLKISLPAKTTLFERGARAEHFYMVHSGQIKLFCLSPQGDEKVMEILYPKQTFAEAVMFMPGHVYPVSAEAIANSEVFRFDMSLFHRILKESQESCFRLLGIMSMHLHAKISDINNLTLHNATYRLIVYLLGQLPADAATLSDIHLSTPKNIIASRLSIKPETFSRILLQLSKQNLIKTHDNDITLLDVDGLRALL from the coding sequence ATGCAATACGACAAAACTATATTAGACGAGTTTCAACATATTCCTCTATTCGAAGCATTGGATGATTCGCAGCTTGAGGAAATACTTGCAACGACGCTGAAAATTTCCTTGCCTGCCAAGACAACTTTATTTGAAAGGGGCGCGCGGGCAGAACACTTTTATATGGTACATAGCGGGCAGATAAAGCTATTTTGTCTATCACCCCAAGGCGATGAAAAGGTAATGGAAATCCTGTACCCAAAACAAACTTTTGCAGAAGCGGTAATGTTTATGCCTGGGCATGTTTACCCCGTCAGTGCCGAGGCCATCGCAAATAGTGAAGTTTTCCGCTTTGATATGAGCTTGTTCCACAGAATACTAAAAGAGTCACAAGAAAGTTGTTTTCGGTTATTAGGTATTATGAGCATGCACTTACATGCAAAGATTAGTGATATCAATAATCTCACCTTACATAATGCGACATATCGCTTGATTGTCTATTTATTGGGGCAATTGCCGGCCGATGCGGCAACATTATCCGATATTCATTTAAGTACCCCTAAAAACATTATTGCTTCACGGCTATCAATTAAGCCAGAGACTTTTTCCCGCATCCTGCTGCAATTAAGCAAGCAGAACCTGATAAAAACCCACGATAATGATATTACCTTACTGGATGTTGACGGCCTGCGAGCCTTGTTATAG